The following are encoded together in the Xanthomonas vesicatoria ATCC 35937 genome:
- a CDS encoding ABC transporter permease, with translation MNLHAIAAIYRFEMARAFRTLTQSIASPVLSTSLYFVVFGAAIGSRMGDIDGISYGAFIIPGLVMLSLLNESISNASFGIYMPRWAGTIYEVLSAPVAWWEIVIGYVGAAASKSVMLGLLILLTARLFVPYEIAHPVWMLGFLVLTALTFSLFGFIIGIWASGFEKLQVIPLMVVTPLTFLGGSFYSINMLPPVWQKVTLFNPVVYLISGFRWSFYGKADVHIAVSTGMTFLFLVVCLGAVAAIFRSGYRLKA, from the coding sequence ATGAACCTGCATGCGATCGCGGCCATCTATCGTTTCGAAATGGCGCGCGCGTTCCGTACGCTCACCCAGTCGATCGCCTCGCCGGTGTTGTCGACCTCGCTGTATTTCGTGGTGTTCGGCGCGGCGATCGGTTCGCGCATGGGCGATATCGACGGCATCAGCTACGGTGCCTTCATCATTCCCGGGCTGGTGATGCTGTCGCTGCTCAACGAAAGCATCTCCAACGCCTCGTTCGGCATCTACATGCCGCGTTGGGCCGGCACCATCTACGAGGTGCTTTCGGCACCGGTGGCGTGGTGGGAGATCGTGATCGGCTACGTGGGCGCGGCCGCCAGCAAGTCGGTGATGCTGGGATTGCTGATCCTGCTCACCGCGCGGCTGTTCGTGCCGTACGAGATCGCCCACCCGGTGTGGATGCTGGGCTTTCTGGTACTCACCGCGCTGACCTTCAGCCTGTTCGGTTTCATCATCGGCATCTGGGCCAGCGGCTTCGAAAAGCTGCAGGTGATTCCGCTGATGGTGGTGACGCCGCTGACTTTCCTGGGCGGCAGTTTCTACTCGATCAACATGCTGCCGCCGGTCTGGCAGAAGGTCACCCTGTTCAATCCGGTGGTGTACCTGATCAGCGGGTTCCGCTGGAGCTTCTACGGCAAGGCCGACGTGCACATCGCGGTGAGCACCGGCATGACCTTCCTGTTTCTGGTGGTGTGCCTGGGCGCGGTGGCAGCGATCTTCCGCAGCGGTTACCGGCTCAAGGCGTGA
- a CDS encoding DUF3297 family protein, with protein MSDTPPDHLAIDPRSPFHDADALNRGIGVRFNGVERDNVEEYSMSEGWIKVQVGKARDRRGNPMTMKVKGEVVAYFLDTNNDAKPAAE; from the coding sequence ATGAGCGATACCCCTCCCGATCATCTGGCCATCGACCCACGCAGCCCATTCCACGATGCCGATGCCCTCAACCGCGGCATCGGCGTGCGCTTCAACGGTGTCGAACGCGACAACGTGGAGGAATACTCGATGAGCGAAGGCTGGATCAAGGTGCAGGTCGGCAAGGCGCGCGACCGTCGCGGCAACCCGATGACGATGAAGGTCAAGGGCGAGGTGGTGGCCTACTTCCTGGACACCAATAACGACGCGAAGCCTGCCGCCGAGTAA
- a CDS encoding DUF4031 domain-containing protein, translated as MAVYIDDAVHLWREQRWAHLLGDTLDELHAMAARLGIPRRAFQNKLSGAHYDVPAPLRLEAIALGTIPVSRHTDRALLKALIANARAQARGEVP; from the coding sequence ATGGCTGTCTACATCGACGATGCGGTGCATCTATGGCGCGAGCAGCGCTGGGCGCACCTGCTCGGCGACACGCTGGACGAGTTGCATGCCATGGCGGCGCGGTTGGGTATTCCCCGCCGCGCCTTCCAGAACAAACTCAGTGGTGCGCACTACGACGTGCCCGCACCGCTCCGCCTGGAGGCCATCGCCCTGGGCACCATCCCCGTTTCCCGCCATACCGATCGCGCACTGCTCAAGGCACTGATCGCCAATGCGCGTGCGCAGGCGCGAGGTGAGGTGCCTTGA
- a CDS encoding ABC transporter ATP-binding protein: protein MTSIVSIQGLSKTYAGGFQALKQVDLEIQRGEIFALLGPNGAGKTTLISIICGLINPSTGTVLADGHDIVRDYRAARASIGLVPQELATDAFETVWATVRFSRGLFGKPANPQYLEAVLRELSLWDKRNNKISTLSGGMKRRVLIAKALAHEPRILFLDEPTAGVDVELRHDMWQMVRRLREQGTTIILTTHYIEEAEDMADRVGVINRGELVLVEDKHTLMRKLGKKQLTLSLQSPLQTLPTALADLPMELSADGNSLIYTFDTQAEQTGIGALLRRLNEQGIDFKDLHSSESSLEEIFVNLVHGARNAEVRA from the coding sequence ATGACTTCGATCGTTTCCATCCAGGGATTGAGCAAGACCTACGCCGGCGGTTTCCAGGCGCTTAAACAGGTGGATCTTGAGATCCAGCGCGGCGAAATCTTCGCGCTGCTCGGCCCCAATGGCGCCGGCAAGACCACCTTGATCAGCATCATCTGCGGGCTGATCAACCCCAGCACCGGCACCGTACTGGCCGATGGGCACGACATCGTGCGCGACTACCGCGCCGCACGCGCCAGCATCGGGCTGGTGCCCCAGGAATTGGCCACCGACGCGTTCGAAACGGTCTGGGCCACGGTGCGTTTCAGTCGCGGGCTGTTCGGCAAACCGGCCAATCCGCAGTATCTGGAAGCGGTGTTGCGCGAGCTCTCGCTGTGGGACAAGCGCAACAACAAGATTTCCACGCTGTCCGGCGGCATGAAGCGGCGCGTGCTGATCGCCAAGGCGCTGGCGCATGAACCGCGCATCCTGTTTCTGGACGAACCTACCGCCGGGGTGGACGTGGAGCTGCGCCATGACATGTGGCAGATGGTGCGGCGGCTGCGCGAGCAGGGCACCACCATCATCCTGACCACCCACTACATCGAGGAGGCGGAAGACATGGCCGACCGCGTCGGCGTCATCAATCGCGGCGAGCTGGTGCTGGTGGAAGACAAGCACACGCTGATGCGTAAGCTGGGCAAGAAGCAGCTCACACTCAGCCTGCAATCGCCATTGCAGACGCTGCCCACTGCGTTGGCAGACCTGCCGATGGAATTGTCGGCCGATGGCAACAGCCTGATCTATACCTTCGACACCCAGGCCGAGCAGACCGGCATCGGCGCACTGCTGCGCCGACTCAACGAGCAAGGCATCGACTTCAAGGACCTGCATTCCAGCGAAAGCTCGCTGGAGGAGATCTTCGTCAACCTGGTACACGGCGCACGCAACGCGGAGGTGCGCGCATGA
- a CDS encoding DUF6630 family protein has protein sequence MPDNSADYEDDDGLPSDLEEGDDVDDHPARVWNLLVLINPGDEDTALSQFDSWREAQAEADEDDEDDAWLWALKDTIDWRSGFYVDWKDTDSFIAAIDELSARWNLRIDWGGDLDDEDFARKFDVPDLMAVAFDRLREHGYSLWNWNTGGDAYAGWIALSRDDDAMLALTSLLGVEVRLGNEAF, from the coding sequence ATGCCCGACAATAGTGCCGATTACGAAGACGACGACGGCCTGCCCTCCGATCTGGAAGAAGGCGACGACGTCGACGATCATCCTGCGCGGGTCTGGAACCTGCTGGTGCTCATCAATCCCGGCGACGAAGACACCGCGTTGAGCCAGTTCGACAGTTGGCGCGAGGCGCAGGCCGAGGCGGACGAGGACGATGAAGACGATGCCTGGTTGTGGGCGCTGAAGGACACGATCGATTGGCGTTCGGGCTTCTACGTCGACTGGAAGGACACCGATTCGTTCATCGCTGCCATCGACGAGCTCAGCGCGCGCTGGAACCTGCGGATCGACTGGGGCGGCGACCTGGACGACGAAGACTTCGCGCGCAAATTCGACGTGCCCGATCTGATGGCGGTGGCCTTCGACCGCCTGCGCGAACATGGCTATTCGCTGTGGAACTGGAACACCGGCGGCGATGCCTATGCCGGCTGGATCGCGCTCAGCCGCGACGACGACGCCATGCTCGCCTTGACCTCGCTGCTGGGCGTGGAAGTGCGGCTGGGCAACGAGGCGTTTTGA